The following proteins are co-located in the Cytophagia bacterium CHB2 genome:
- a CDS encoding IS256 family transposase, whose amino-acid sequence MKIAKTQDIPCLPPRRKAGRWDDNQHPLPADTKIAMIQLLIPIALEQVGHLLSEEVQQLAGSRYARDNNRHIKRWGQQRGSVYLGDPKVHLMVPRVRDVAHNCEIPLATYQQFDQPRTTEEQLFVRILHGLSCLHYRRAAQLVPQAFGLSKSSISRRFVRASEKKLQALLHRRLDSHEFVALVLDGKTLRHAQMVIALGLTKSGEKMILGFLECASENQRVVSEFLEHLIARGLNYPQGLLVVIDGSKGLRKAITDVFGAYAAIQRCQWHKRENVVAYLPKSQQPRWRQKLQAAYEQPTYARAKEELLGLRAELKQINQSAVASLDEGVEETLALHRLGLFKELGVSLKTTNMLESINAQIAQMISKVSRWRNSDQRQRWTASALLEIEPSLRRIKGFRHLPQLQEALQRELKIVITAAA is encoded by the coding sequence ATGAAGATTGCGAAGACGCAAGACATTCCCTGCCTTCCCCCTCGGAGGAAGGCAGGCCGGTGGGATGACAATCAACACCCCTTGCCGGCCGATACCAAAATCGCGATGATCCAACTGCTCATCCCCATTGCGCTGGAGCAGGTGGGCCACCTTCTGAGCGAAGAAGTCCAGCAACTGGCGGGATCGCGCTACGCGCGCGACAACAACCGCCACATCAAACGCTGGGGACAGCAGCGGGGCTCGGTCTATCTCGGCGACCCAAAAGTCCACCTCATGGTGCCGCGCGTTCGCGATGTGGCCCACAACTGCGAAATCCCGCTCGCTACTTACCAACAGTTCGACCAACCCCGCACCACCGAAGAGCAGCTCTTCGTCCGGATTCTCCATGGCCTGTCCTGCCTGCACTATCGCCGGGCGGCGCAGTTGGTGCCGCAGGCGTTTGGTCTCTCCAAGAGCAGCATCTCACGCCGCTTCGTGCGGGCAAGTGAGAAAAAGCTGCAAGCCCTGTTGCATCGCCGGCTGGACTCTCATGAGTTTGTCGCGCTGGTTTTGGACGGCAAAACGCTGCGCCACGCGCAGATGGTGATTGCATTGGGCCTCACCAAATCAGGGGAAAAGATGATTCTGGGCTTCCTGGAATGCGCCAGCGAGAATCAGCGCGTGGTCAGCGAGTTTCTCGAGCATTTGATTGCCCGCGGCCTGAATTATCCTCAGGGGCTGCTGGTGGTGATTGACGGCAGCAAAGGGTTGCGCAAGGCGATCACGGACGTTTTCGGCGCTTACGCCGCCATCCAGCGTTGCCAGTGGCACAAGCGTGAAAACGTCGTGGCCTATTTGCCCAAATCGCAGCAGCCACGCTGGCGGCAAAAACTGCAAGCGGCCTACGAGCAGCCGACGTATGCCAGGGCGAAAGAAGAGTTGCTCGGCCTGCGAGCAGAGCTAAAGCAGATCAACCAATCGGCGGTCGCGAGTCTCGACGAGGGAGTGGAGGAAACGCTCGCGCTGCATCGGCTGGGGCTTTTCAAAGAACTGGGGGTCAGCTTGAAGACCACCAACATGTTGGAGTCGATCAACGCGCAAATCGCGCAGATGATCTCGAAGGTGAGCCGCTGGCGCAACAGCGACCAGCGACAACGCTGGACGGCATCGGCGCTGCTGGAAATCGAGCCGAGCCTGCGCCGGATCAA